A window of Thermosynechococcus sp. NK55a contains these coding sequences:
- the gloB gene encoding hydroxyacylglutathione hydrolase gives MVIYRLNALTDNYIFLLYDPQTGTAAVVDPAEPEPVLAKLAELGATLRAIFNTHHHWDHVGANRALRSRFPDIAVYGSRQDQGRIPEQTVFLKAGDRVPFGQTYFDVLFVPGHTRGHIAYYAPTTGDLFCGDTLFGGGCGRLFEGTPAQMLDSLNQLRQLPEETRVWCAHEYTQKNLSFALTVEADNPTLQERYAQVCRDRAQGQATIPSTIGLEKATNPFLRCEVRTIQMAVGATTPLQAFTRLRGKRDQY, from the coding sequence ATGGTGATTTATCGCCTCAATGCCCTTACGGATAATTACATTTTTTTGCTCTATGATCCGCAAACGGGGACAGCGGCAGTGGTGGATCCAGCAGAGCCAGAACCCGTCCTTGCCAAATTAGCGGAATTGGGGGCAACACTAAGGGCAATTTTCAATACCCACCACCATTGGGATCATGTGGGTGCCAATCGTGCCCTGCGATCGCGCTTCCCGGATATCGCAGTCTACGGCAGCCGCCAAGATCAAGGCCGCATTCCAGAGCAAACCGTCTTCCTGAAGGCGGGCGATCGCGTTCCCTTTGGCCAAACTTATTTTGACGTCCTCTTTGTTCCCGGCCATACCCGCGGTCACATTGCCTACTATGCGCCGACAACGGGCGATCTATTTTGCGGTGATACGCTTTTTGGCGGCGGTTGTGGGCGTCTTTTTGAGGGAACCCCAGCCCAGATGTTGGACTCATTGAATCAACTGCGGCAGCTACCGGAGGAGACGCGGGTCTGGTGCGCCCACGAATATACCCAAAAGAACCTTAGCTTTGCCCTGACCGTCGAAGCGGATAACCCTACCCTGCAAGAGCGCTATGCCCAAGTTTGTCGCGATCGCGCCCAAGGGCAAGCCACGATTCCCAGTACGATTGGCCTTGAAAAGGCGACAAATCCCTTTTTGCGCTGCGAAGTCAGGACCATTCAGATGGCCGTGGGGGCAACCACACCTTTACAGGCCTTTACGCGATTGCGGGGTAAACGGGATCAGTATTGA